Genomic DNA from Coffea arabica cultivar ET-39 chromosome 7e, Coffea Arabica ET-39 HiFi, whole genome shotgun sequence:
AACCATCTGAGCGTTTTGcccaaaaattttgattttgagtTTTTTCCCCCCTTTATGAAATGTAATTTTTTTCCGGGGTAGGTAATATGAAATGTAggcttttttaaaaataaataaataaataaatgtagTTGAGGACAACGCTTAATTGTAAAATTCCTCGACCGTTTCGTGGATGACCTATTACTGATTTGAAGAACCATCTGACTTGTACCTCGAAGGCAATTCGATTCTGTGTTGGCTTGTATGCAAGTGAAAATATGATCTTAAAAGGGAAAAGGGATTGGTGTTGCCGAATCATATGTCGAATGCCCCCCTATAGGTTGTTTGTAAGGATTAGAGTCTGTACTTTATTCTGTTCTGACTAGTCAATTTCGGCTGTTCGGTTTTTGATATGTGTGTTTGTATCAGCATTGCTTTCTCCTCGTTGATGACCATGACTTCATTTAAGCGACGAGATTGTGACCTTTCTCTTAGATAATCTACTTGGGCCTCCTGTACAGTAGTTGGCATCTATGTGCATTACTTTGGTTGCCCAGCTTCTTTTCGCTTGGAGTATGTAAGAACTTGGTATAATGGCTTGTTAACTATTTTGAACTATAATTAATTCCCTTGTATCTCTCAATTTCACTTCTTGATACTTCCTGTATTTAATGTCAGGCCCCCGATTCATTGATAGATGTTGTGATCTTCTGCTCATACTCATCATCTCAAGGCTTTATCATCAGATCGTTTGTGTAAATTCAGGTTGATGACATCATTTTATTTGGTTCTCTCTTGCAGATTGCGGAACGTAAAAAATTAGTTTCATCTATAAAAGATAGCATTATTGACCAGGAGAATGACAGCACCCTTTCAACTGTTAATGTTGCATCAGCCAATGGAACTGAAGAAGATGAGGTACTGACAACTGATGAGGTGAATGCACCTGGAAAGAACCTGCTGCGCACAGAAACTTCTTCAAGTGCAAGTTCCTTGGAGCAGTCCAAAGACACTAGCAAAGAGATTTTTCAGTCCTATAAAGATGCTTCTGCACATGTAAACAAGCAGTCTAGAAGTGCCACTTCTGCCGTAGGAACTTCCAGTTCAAAGATTTCCTTTGATGTAGATTCGGAAAACCAATTAGCGAGTATATCAACAGAGACAATTCCATCTGATCTGCCATCCTTTCTCTCAGAGACCAGTGCAAAGTTGCCTTTGGAAGATAAGCAACATGAAGATTTCGAAAAATCGAGTGCACAGGAGGTGAATGTTGATAAAGAAGATTCTGGGGGTGAAAAAGTAAAAGCCCCTCCATTGGCTGGCATCAATGTTATGAACATAATATTGGTTGCTTTAGAATGTGCACCATGGTCCAAAACAGGTAGTGTGATAACATTAAGTTTCTGGTGGAAAATATTTTATGGGGATTAACTTCTTCAGGTCTTAGGTTAAGCATGTTGCCATTTCCTTTTGATCTCCATTTAGTAGATATTAAACTTATTGACAATGTTTTATTAGTTTATGCTGAAATTATAGTGAACATATACTCCTACAAAAAGAATAGGCTGGAGTACTCAAATATGCACTTCTCCTTGACTGAAGGGTCTGTTCAAATGGATGTGCTTGACTGTTAGACATCTATTTCTCCAGTCAGTAGTTATTTCGAGGCTTGTCATGGAATAAAAACATTAGTTTTAGTAATCATGTTCAATGCAGTTTAATATATCCTCTTTCCTTTTAATTAAGATAGTGCCTTGAAGTTTGAGCTGAAACATATTCATTGCATATATCCATACTCAGTGGTGGGCGCTTGCATGTGTATGTCTGCATATAATGATAGACAGGTCTGTATATGATTGTGCCTTAGTTTTATACTTGTATTCTACTCAACATGAGAACTAATATGTCAAGAATTTACTTAGGTGGGCTTGGGGATGTTGCTGGAGCTTTACCCAAGGCTTTGGCTCGGCGAGGACATAGAGTTATGGTAAAGTTTCAGAAACTCTTTCCAAGACAAGATGGTCACATGGTGGAGTACCTGTTCAAAAGCAATTTGTAGCTGATGTCAggattttatatttttgaacTTCTGAATAGCTCGccagttttattttcctttttttattttccagtGTTGCATATGGTCCTCATTTTGACGTGTATGCTGTCTATGTGGAATATTGCATTCTGTGTAAGAAATGAGAAATTTTCATTCTTCCATAAACTTGTCACTCTGCACTTCACGGTAATTGTAGTATGGTATGTAAGTTAGCAGACAGCGCAGAAATCCAGCAAGATTCTTGGTAGTTGAGTTGTACATATAAAAtgaatcttttattttttggtggattttataGGTTGTTGCACCTCGGTATGGTGATTATGCTGGAGCTCAAGATACAGGGGTTCGGAAAAGGTATAAAGTAGATGGTCAGGTATGAAGTTGTACACCCTTATTGTATCTTAAGCAAAACATTTATGACATTAAAATTTCTGATACCTGGTTGCACATCATGCAGGATATGGAGGTGACGTACTTTCAAGCTTACATTGATAGTGTTGATTTTGTTTTCATTGACAGTCCTTCATTTCGACATATTGGAAATGACATATATGGGGGCAAACGTGTGgtaggtttttatttttttcttaaacaaGTAAGCTTTGTATTGTTATTCTCTATCCAATGGTGGAAATACAGTCTTATGCCCTGATGGTATATCTTCTACAGGATGTGACTTTTCTCCCTGATTATCCTTTTCCTAGTGTTCTTCTGTGACCAGATGCTTGTGTGTTGCTGCTTCCCTTGCTTCAACATTGCATTTTCCTATTCTGCCTATTTGTgtatttatgtaaaatatagACGTGTATCAGAATCATAGATGTAAATGTTTgtgtttcttcatcatcaattcTCTGATTCACAGATGTTAATTTTTTGTGCTGCTGGTTGTTCCAGGATGTTTTAAAGCGCATGGTTCTGTTTTGCAAAGCTGCTGTTGAGGTACAACATTATGAGGCATCATGGCCTGGCACTTCTTTTGGCCTTGCGTTCACAAGGCTACATATTTGTCAACCTTCATGAACTAAAACAGCAAGTCATGTTCAGTCATGCAATTGTACTCTTTATATCGATATCTTACTGATGAGAAGATTTACAAGCTGTCATTCATCAGTCAATGTTGGGGATGATAAGGGTTAGACTTTTTATGGAGGTGGCCGTCTGTCATGCAAGAATTGATAAAATTGTCTGGAATAAGctttgagaaagaaaaaaaatgcttaGTCCTGTGGAATTCATGAAAAGAATGGCTGAAATGAAATAGACCTTGATTTTACTCATGATTATTTCTTCAATGTTCCTTGTTTCTATGTCCCTCGTATTCTTATATGTTATCTGGAGTACTGaaatgctttatttatttatttatttttaggtgCCTTGGCATGTTCCATGTGGTGGGGTCTGCTATGGAGATGGAAATTTGGTTTTTATAGCAAATGATTGGCATACAGCATTACTGCCCGTGTATTTGAAGGCACATTATCGTGATCACGGAATAATGAAATATGCCAGATGTGTTCTTGTGATTCATAACATAGCTCACCAGGTTTGTCCTGAGACTTATCATCCAACAGCATATAGGTATTGTCTCCAAATATAGTTGTCAAATGATCAGCCTTGGGAGTAGGTGAAAGTGTGATTTGAAAAGTCATATATGATATAGGTGCTTGTCATACATGACATTATATCAGAAGCGGATATGAGGTTGGGAATGGAGGGAGAGCTCCCGTTCACTGGTTCATGGtttgattaaattttttttttctgttacaTCAATACTTGAAAAGGTGCTGATCATTTTAGCGGTAAAACAATTTTTGGTTCCTCTGCAAAATTTGcacaatacatttttttttttccattgccCGTGTTCTCTGTTCGTTTATTGTGTGTTTTCTCATGTCTGCATCCAGGGTCGCGGTCCTGTGGATGACTTCTCTTGTGTTGATCTTCCACCACATTACTTGGACCTTTTTAGGTTGTATGATCCTGTTGGAGGTGAGCACCTCAATATATTTGCCGCAGGGATAAAGACAGCTGATCGTGTTGTCACAGTGAGTCATGGATATGCCTGGGAGTTGAAGACATCTGAAGGTGGTTGGGGCCTGGATGGGATAATCAATGAGAATGACTGGAAACTTGCGGGTGTTGTTAATGGGATTGATACAAAAGATTGGAATCCTGAGTTGGATGTTCATATTCAGTCAGATGGTTACACAAATTACTCACTAGACACCTTGAAGACTGGCAAACCCCAATGCAAAGAAGCATTGCAGAAGGAGTTAGGTTTGCCTGTCCGTGACAATGTCCCCTTGATTGGTTTTATTGGAAGGCTTGATCACCAGAAAGGGGTTGATCTTATAGCCGAGGCAATTCCTTGGATGATGGGCCAGGATGTGCAGCTGGTCATGTTGGGCACTGGTAGGCCTGACCTTGAACAGATGCTTAGGCAATTTGAAGGACAGTACAGCAACAAAATTAGAGGTTGGGTGGGTTTTTGTGTAAAGACAGCTCACCGGATAACTGCAGGTGCAGACATTTTGCTGATGCCGTCAAGATTTGAACCTTGTGGACTGAATCAGCTCTATGCTATGTGCTATGGTACTGTTCCTGTTGTTCATGCAGTGGGGGGTCTAAGAGATACTGTGCAGTCTTTTAATCCTTATAATGAGTCTGGGCTTGGATGGACATTTCAAAGGGCTGAGGCAAATCAGCTGATCAACGCGCTAGGGAATTGCTTCCTCACATATCGCGAGTACAAAAATAGTTGGGAAGGGATTCAAAGACGTGGTATGTTGCA
This window encodes:
- the LOC113698156 gene encoding granule-bound starch synthase 2, chloroplastic/amyloplastic, with the translated sequence MASSTASFPFVIHPALDNSVIPYSGNHRRPKLPLLAFRPRKFTSDSKFGSCGLLNEGIASLSSCCGSTMTRKWTLQRFNATGSGSGEVQSGEESDDALQATIEKSKRVLAMQKDLLNQIAERKKLVSSIKDSIIDQENDSTLSTVNVASANGTEEDEVLTTDEVNAPGKNLLRTETSSSASSLEQSKDTSKEIFQSYKDASAHVNKQSRSATSAVGTSSSKISFDVDSENQLASISTETIPSDLPSFLSETSAKLPLEDKQHEDFEKSSAQEVNVDKEDSGGEKVKAPPLAGINVMNIILVALECAPWSKTGGLGDVAGALPKALARRGHRVMVVAPRYGDYAGAQDTGVRKRYKVDGQDMEVTYFQAYIDSVDFVFIDSPSFRHIGNDIYGGKRVDVLKRMVLFCKAAVEVPWHVPCGGVCYGDGNLVFIANDWHTALLPVYLKAHYRDHGIMKYARCVLVIHNIAHQGRGPVDDFSCVDLPPHYLDLFRLYDPVGGEHLNIFAAGIKTADRVVTVSHGYAWELKTSEGGWGLDGIINENDWKLAGVVNGIDTKDWNPELDVHIQSDGYTNYSLDTLKTGKPQCKEALQKELGLPVRDNVPLIGFIGRLDHQKGVDLIAEAIPWMMGQDVQLVMLGTGRPDLEQMLRQFEGQYSNKIRGWVGFCVKTAHRITAGADILLMPSRFEPCGLNQLYAMCYGTVPVVHAVGGLRDTVQSFNPYNESGLGWTFQRAEANQLINALGNCFLTYREYKNSWEGIQRRGMLQNLSWDNAAEKYEDILVAAKYQW